The region TTCCTCACGGCCGATCACCTCGATGATCTGCATCAGGTCCGGACCGGCCTCGGCACCTGTTACAGCCAGGCGCAGCGCCTGCATCACCTGCCCGATCTTCATGCTGTGGCGCTCCAGAATGCTTGTCAGCAGTTCCTTCACCGTGTCGGCATTGAAGTCCTGCAGCGATGGCAGCTCGTTCTTGAAATCCTCGAAAACAGCAACTGACGGGCTGTTCCACTTCTTGGATGCCACTTTCTCGCTGTACTCCTCCGGGGCCACGAAGAAGTACTTGGCCTCCTGCCAGAAATCCTGCGGGAACGATACGCGCTCCTTCATCAGGCCGGCAATTTTCTCGGCTTTCTCCGGTGTGGTAGTAATGTTGTGCGCTGCAAGCGCCTCGATCAGGTAGCCAGCCAGTTCGCTGTCTGGCTTGGCGCGCAGGTACTGCTCGTTAAACCAGCGGGCTTTCTGAATGTCGAAACGGGTGCCGGATTTACCGATACGCTCCACTGTGAACTCGTTCGCCAGTTCCTCCATTGAGAAAATCTCCTGGCTGGTGCCCGGGTTCCAGCCCAGGAATGCTAGGAAGTTGATGAAGGCCTCCGGCAGGTAGCCTGATTCACGGTAGCCCGAGGATATTTCTTTGCTAAACGGATCTTCCCAGCGCAGCGGGAACACCGGGAAGCCTAGCTTATCGCCGTCGCGTTTGCTCAGTTTGCCGTTTCCGTCCGGCTTGAGCAGCAGTGGCAGGTGGGCAAACTCCGGCATGGTGTCTTCCCAGCCCAGGTAGCGGTACAGCAGCACGTGCAGCGGGGCCGAAGGCAACCACTCCTCGCCACGGATCACGTGCGTGATCTTCATCAGGTGGTCGTCCACGATGTTGGCCAGGTGGTAGGTTGGCATTCCGTCCGACTTCATCAGTACTTTGTCATCCACAGAAGAAGAGTGCACCATTACCCAACCGCGAATCATATCCTTCAGGCGGATCTCCTCCTTACGCGGTACTTTCAGGCGGATCACGTAGGGCTCGCCGCTCTCCAGCTTCTGCTTCACCTCATCCTCTGGCAGGGTGAGGGAGTTCTTCATCGTCATGCGGGTGATGGCGTTGTATTGCGGCGTGGCTACCTTGGCAGCCTTCAGGCGCTCGCGCATCTCCTCCAGTTCCTCGGCCGTATCGAAGGCGTAGTAGGCGTGGCCATCGTTTATGAGTTGCAGGGCGTACTGCATGTACATTGGCTTGCGCTCCGATTGGCGGTAAGGGGCATAGGGCCCGCCTTTCCAGGGGCTCTCGTCCAGCTCAATGCCGCACCATTCCAAAGACTCACGGATGTAATCCTCGGCACCCGGC is a window of Pontibacter kalidii DNA encoding:
- the gltX gene encoding glutamate--tRNA ligase; translation: MEREVRVRFAPSPTGPLHIGGVRTALYNYLLARKTGGKMILRIEDTDQNRFVPGAEDYIRESLEWCGIELDESPWKGGPYAPYRQSERKPMYMQYALQLINDGHAYYAFDTAEELEEMRERLKAAKVATPQYNAITRMTMKNSLTLPEDEVKQKLESGEPYVIRLKVPRKEEIRLKDMIRGWVMVHSSSVDDKVLMKSDGMPTYHLANIVDDHLMKITHVIRGEEWLPSAPLHVLLYRYLGWEDTMPEFAHLPLLLKPDGNGKLSKRDGDKLGFPVFPLRWEDPFSKEISSGYRESGYLPEAFINFLAFLGWNPGTSQEIFSMEELANEFTVERIGKSGTRFDIQKARWFNEQYLRAKPDSELAGYLIEALAAHNITTTPEKAEKIAGLMKERVSFPQDFWQEAKYFFVAPEEYSEKVASKKWNSPSVAVFEDFKNELPSLQDFNADTVKELLTSILERHSMKIGQVMQALRLAVTGAEAGPDLMQIIEVIGREETIRRIETAISKLSHYASA